The following are encoded in a window of Solidesulfovibrio magneticus RS-1 genomic DNA:
- a CDS encoding OmpA family protein yields MRGRLLKIFMVILVLVPVGLTAYLANSLYHRKGVPQALENLTRQLFQSKEEEKKAEKRAQDLERKTEELQTAYDALVADLRGEVDSRQIRVRQFREKLEINFVDKILFPSGSAEISPRGRDILTRVGAVLAKVKDKSIYVVGHTDNVPIHSALFPSNWELSASRAASVIRHLSESGGLAPERFTAMGRAFYQPVASNATPEGRQENRRVDIIVADVPLLAGETGSQSMRGTVSGGAAGTAGAPAAAGAPGTPGTSDVGATASGSESGSAAAPAGPETAPPADGGAPAAAGPDASKPLRETAPPAGQTVAPPEPADRTPASPQDQAKAAAQDAAAKAAGSEAAPAKDDGQTASSEAAPAKSEDAKAAPEGAPPAAGPAKPGGASPSATSEPSSGNAPDLPPPLPDKPAPAGPSGS; encoded by the coding sequence ATGCGTGGACGTCTGCTCAAAATATTCATGGTTATCCTGGTGCTGGTGCCGGTGGGGCTGACCGCCTATCTGGCCAATTCCCTCTACCACCGCAAGGGCGTGCCCCAGGCCCTGGAGAATCTGACGCGCCAGCTCTTCCAGTCCAAGGAAGAGGAGAAAAAGGCCGAAAAGCGCGCCCAGGACCTGGAGCGCAAGACCGAGGAACTGCAAACCGCCTACGACGCCCTGGTGGCCGATCTGCGCGGCGAGGTGGACAGCCGGCAGATACGGGTGCGCCAGTTCCGGGAAAAGCTCGAAATCAACTTCGTGGACAAGATCCTTTTTCCCTCGGGCAGCGCCGAAATCAGCCCCCGGGGCCGGGACATCCTGACCCGGGTGGGGGCGGTGCTGGCCAAGGTCAAGGACAAGAGCATCTACGTGGTCGGGCACACCGACAACGTGCCCATCCATTCGGCCCTGTTCCCGTCCAACTGGGAGCTGTCGGCCTCCCGGGCCGCCTCGGTGATCCGCCACCTGTCCGAGTCCGGCGGGCTGGCCCCGGAACGCTTCACGGCCATGGGCCGGGCCTTTTACCAGCCCGTGGCCAGCAACGCCACCCCGGAAGGGCGGCAGGAAAACCGGCGGGTGGACATCATCGTGGCCGATGTGCCGCTTCTGGCCGGCGAGACCGGCTCCCAGTCCATGCGCGGCACGGTGTCCGGGGGCGCGGCCGGGACGGCCGGAGCACCGGCGGCGGCCGGAGCGCCGGGTACACCGGGTACGTCGGACGTCGGAGCTACGGCGTCCGGGTCTGAGTCCGGGAGCGCCGCCGCGCCGGCCGGTCCCGAAACAGCGCCCCCCGCGGATGGAGGCGCGCCGGCCGCCGCCGGGCCGGACGCTTCCAAGCCCCTGCGCGAGACCGCGCCGCCGGCCGGCCAGACCGTGGCCCCGCCCGAGCCGGCCGACCGGACCCCGGCGTCGCCCCAGGATCAGGCCAAGGCGGCCGCCCAGGACGCCGCCGCCAAGGCGGCGGGCAGCGAGGCCGCGCCGGCCAAGGACGACGGCCAGACCGCCAGCTCCGAGGCCGCGCCGGCCAAGAGCGAAGACGCCAAGGCCGCGCCTGAAGGCGCGCCGCCGGCCGCCGGGCCGGCCAAACCGGGCGGAGCATCCCCTTCGGCGACGTCCGAACCGTCGTCCGGCAACGCCCCGGACCTGCCGCCGCCCCTGCCCGACAAGCCGGCTCCGGCCGGCCCGTCCGGCTCGTAA
- a CDS encoding class I SAM-dependent DNA methyltransferase, which translates to MHDDVARFDARAAAWDASPHRRKLARDITAAMEAAGLFRQPVASALDFGCGTGLLTLELAERCESVTGLDTSPGMLAELAAKIERAGLPNVGVLEADLAAGTPVPGGYDLVASAMALHHVSEPEPVLKRLLAAAAPGARFALADLDAEDGSFHDDPAGVHHNGFDRIDLADMLAGLGYTDINAADAATIVKPTKCCGDRPYGVFLMTARKPG; encoded by the coding sequence ATGCATGACGACGTCGCCCGCTTCGACGCCCGGGCCGCCGCCTGGGACGCCAGCCCCCATCGCCGCAAACTGGCCCGCGACATCACCGCCGCCATGGAAGCCGCCGGCCTGTTCCGCCAACCCGTGGCCTCGGCCCTGGACTTCGGCTGCGGCACCGGCCTTTTGACCCTGGAGCTGGCCGAACGCTGCGAAAGCGTCACCGGCCTGGATACCTCGCCCGGCATGTTGGCCGAACTTGCCGCCAAAATCGAACGGGCCGGACTGCCCAACGTCGGCGTCCTCGAAGCCGACCTGGCCGCCGGAACGCCCGTGCCCGGCGGCTACGACCTCGTGGCCTCGGCCATGGCCCTGCACCACGTTTCCGAACCCGAACCCGTGCTCAAACGGCTGCTGGCCGCCGCCGCCCCTGGCGCGCGCTTCGCCCTGGCCGACCTCGACGCCGAAGACGGCAGCTTCCATGACGACCCGGCCGGCGTGCACCACAACGGCTTCGATCGCATCGATCTGGCCGACATGCTGGCAGGCTTGGGCTATACCGACATCAACGCCGCCGACGCCGCCACCATCGTCAAACCCACCAAATGCTGCGGCGACCGGCCTTACGGCGTGTTTTTGATGACCGCCCGTAAGCCCGGCTAG
- a CDS encoding YIP1 family protein — protein MMRITCPQCGFFREIPDAKAPVTPTMATCPKCRHRFRFRPQPTPAVEESFVTAEPGVSSWRRPAARQERAATPPAAWESLEEPAVEAAPEDLGPSGPAPVADATFAPDPAPRADAMPQPDEIPAEDDAVPPPTHWEQQPEPRQPLVQRRRLDALDEQDEPAATPRPAKSAAKRQPAPTVRESVATTPQPARQPGLEPKPEPDFSDPDIPDEAPSDIARRIRARVEQGLDPTPAPQPVAAAAPEPEPEAASEPAPAPPRAAKPQTASTPPPRATAPKAETPAAPQALAPEDAVPPATTNAPADDQPQETTVRADGVRDIWARLQALDDRKAARPHLEHQRPAEDEPEEPARETVTDPVPWERQDAYGFFPALILTLRKILFQPLDFFGNLPEGRPKSKALVFNLLISEFLLLIDFMWTLAGLRARIGSPGQNDALSVLGSSPLSFLLALLLVPLVISVGIYLDAWVTHLLLILFRSTKKSFDETFRVLCYSAAPTVLTAVPVAGQLLSPVILVWYMALQAIGLKKCHEGAYTQTLAAIFIKWSIYLFLLLAMLQSFTPGQ, from the coding sequence ATGATGCGCATAACCTGTCCTCAATGCGGCTTTTTCCGGGAAATCCCCGACGCCAAGGCTCCGGTCACACCGACCATGGCCACCTGTCCCAAATGCCGCCACCGGTTCCGGTTCCGTCCCCAACCGACCCCGGCCGTCGAAGAATCCTTCGTTACGGCCGAACCCGGCGTGTCCTCCTGGCGTCGCCCCGCCGCCCGGCAGGAGCGTGCCGCCACGCCCCCGGCCGCCTGGGAATCCCTGGAAGAACCGGCCGTGGAGGCCGCCCCGGAAGACCTCGGGCCGTCCGGCCCGGCCCCCGTGGCCGACGCCACCTTCGCCCCCGACCCCGCGCCCCGGGCCGACGCCATGCCCCAACCGGATGAAATTCCGGCTGAGGACGACGCCGTGCCGCCCCCCACCCACTGGGAACAGCAGCCCGAACCGCGCCAGCCCCTGGTCCAGCGACGCCGCCTCGACGCCCTGGACGAACAGGACGAGCCGGCCGCCACGCCCCGGCCGGCCAAATCCGCCGCCAAACGCCAACCGGCCCCCACCGTCCGCGAAAGCGTGGCGACGACGCCTCAGCCGGCCCGCCAACCCGGACTGGAACCCAAGCCGGAACCCGATTTTTCCGACCCCGACATCCCGGACGAAGCACCCTCGGACATCGCCCGACGCATCCGCGCCCGGGTCGAACAAGGACTTGACCCCACGCCCGCGCCGCAACCCGTGGCCGCCGCCGCGCCCGAACCGGAACCGGAAGCCGCATCCGAACCGGCTCCGGCCCCGCCGCGCGCCGCGAAACCCCAAACGGCATCGACGCCTCCGCCCCGCGCCACGGCTCCCAAGGCCGAAACGCCGGCCGCGCCCCAGGCCTTGGCCCCCGAAGACGCCGTCCCCCCCGCCACCACCAATGCCCCGGCCGACGACCAGCCCCAGGAAACCACCGTACGCGCCGACGGCGTGCGCGATATTTGGGCCAGACTACAAGCCCTCGACGACCGCAAGGCCGCCCGGCCCCACCTGGAACACCAACGCCCGGCCGAGGACGAACCCGAGGAGCCGGCCCGGGAAACCGTCACCGACCCCGTGCCCTGGGAACGCCAGGACGCCTACGGCTTTTTCCCGGCCCTCATCCTCACCCTGCGCAAGATCCTCTTCCAGCCCCTGGACTTCTTCGGCAACCTTCCCGAAGGCCGGCCCAAGTCCAAGGCCCTGGTTTTCAACCTGCTCATCAGTGAATTTCTGCTGCTCATCGATTTCATGTGGACCCTGGCCGGCCTGCGCGCCCGCATCGGCAGCCCGGGACAAAACGACGCCTTAAGTGTGCTCGGCAGTTCGCCCCTGTCGTTCCTGCTGGCCCTGCTCCTGGTGCCCCTGGTCATCTCCGTGGGCATCTACCTCGACGCCTGGGTGACCCACCTGCTGCTCATCCTGTTTCGCAGCACCAAAAAGAGCTTCGACGAGACCTTCCGGGTGCTGTGCTACTCGGCCGCGCCCACCGTGCTCACCGCCGTGCCCGTGGCCGGCCAGCTCCTGTCCCCGGTCATCCTCGTCTGGTACATGGCCCTGCAGGCCATCGGCCTCAAGAAATGCCACGAAGGCGCCTACACGCAGACCCTGGCCGCCATCTTCATCAAATGGTCCATCTACCTCTTCCTGCTCCTGGCCATGCTGCAAAGCTTCACCCCGGGCCAGTAG
- a CDS encoding phosphatidate cytidylyltransferase, translating into MKNKRVLTAAVGLPVLGAAVWFGGWPLIVLVAVASILGMREFFAMTGRPGPVLEIVAYVLGAACVACLGFKLWPALIGLLALALWLEQFDFLRRFAALGETEPPRGRLAVALLYVPVSLGLICAFSPLETALVLAVVMAADTGAYYGGHAVGGAKVWPAVSPGKTWAGTISGVVASTLVASCFAAVTAAALPALAGLGAGLAVISQFGDFFESALKRAAGVKDSGAILPGHGGLLDRVDGLLPAILAYAACRSLSGLAG; encoded by the coding sequence TTGAAGAACAAGCGCGTTTTGACGGCGGCCGTCGGGCTGCCGGTGCTGGGCGCGGCCGTCTGGTTTGGCGGCTGGCCCCTGATCGTTCTCGTCGCCGTCGCCTCGATCCTGGGGATGCGGGAGTTTTTCGCCATGACCGGCCGTCCCGGGCCTGTGCTCGAAATCGTGGCCTACGTCCTGGGCGCGGCCTGCGTGGCCTGTCTGGGGTTCAAGCTGTGGCCGGCGCTCATCGGCCTTTTGGCCCTGGCGCTGTGGCTGGAGCAGTTCGATTTTCTGCGCCGCTTCGCCGCCCTGGGCGAGACCGAGCCGCCGCGCGGCCGTCTGGCCGTGGCGCTGCTCTACGTGCCCGTCAGCCTGGGTCTTATCTGCGCCTTTTCGCCCCTGGAAACGGCCCTGGTCCTGGCCGTGGTCATGGCCGCCGACACCGGGGCCTATTACGGCGGCCATGCCGTTGGCGGGGCCAAGGTCTGGCCGGCCGTGAGCCCGGGCAAGACCTGGGCCGGGACCATAAGCGGCGTGGTCGCCTCGACCCTGGTCGCCTCGTGCTTCGCCGCCGTCACGGCCGCCGCCCTTCCGGCCCTGGCCGGCCTTGGCGCGGGGCTGGCCGTTATTTCCCAGTTCGGGGACTTTTTCGAATCCGCCCTCAAGCGGGCCGCCGGAGTCAAGGATTCCGGGGCCATCCTGCCCGGGCACGGCGGGCTGCTCGACCGCGTCGACGGCCTGCTCCCGGCCATCCTGGCCTATGCCGCCTGCCGCTCCCTGTCGGGACTGGCCGGATAG
- the dxr gene encoding 1-deoxy-D-xylulose-5-phosphate reductoisomerase, translated as MTPISAANAAGPCPCPGQGYISSLSARDPGRPRRLALLGATGSIGVSTLKVAAEHPGEYDVVALAGATNVKLLAKQAAAFRPAVLAVIDDARAAALAELLPAGYRPDILTGPAGYAALASAPEVDLVVSAIVGAAGLGPTLAAVAAGKIVALANKESLVLAGDLIRAAAAASGAVILPVDSEHNALFQALGGVGLPDLPLVEKLVLTASGGPFRCADRACLETVTPAMALAHPNWSMGPKISVDSATLMNKGLEVIEACRLYGLPVSQVDVVVHPQSIVHSLAQLHDGSLLAHLGPPDMRVAIAYCLGYPRRLSLAVPRVDLVKLAALTFEAPRDDDFPCLGLARQALCGGASHTVVLNAANEVAVDLFLTERLAFLDIPAAIAAALDAHAGQPLPDVATVADLDARVRRETADWAARRR; from the coding sequence ATGACCCCGATTTCCGCCGCCAACGCGGCTGGTCCCTGTCCCTGCCCCGGCCAAGGCTATATCTCCTCCCTGTCCGCCCGCGACCCCGGGCGGCCGAGGCGCTTGGCCCTGCTCGGGGCCACCGGCTCCATCGGCGTCAGCACGCTGAAAGTCGCGGCTGAGCATCCCGGCGAATACGACGTCGTGGCCCTGGCCGGCGCGACCAACGTGAAGCTTTTGGCTAAGCAGGCCGCCGCCTTCCGGCCGGCCGTGCTGGCCGTCATCGACGACGCCCGGGCCGCCGCCCTGGCCGAGCTGCTGCCGGCCGGCTACCGCCCGGACATCCTCACCGGCCCGGCCGGCTACGCCGCCCTGGCCAGCGCCCCGGAGGTCGATCTCGTGGTCTCGGCCATCGTGGGCGCGGCCGGCCTTGGACCGACGCTGGCCGCCGTGGCCGCCGGCAAGATCGTGGCCCTGGCCAACAAGGAATCCCTGGTCCTGGCCGGCGACCTCATCCGGGCCGCCGCCGCCGCCTCGGGCGCGGTGATCCTGCCCGTGGACTCCGAACACAACGCCCTGTTCCAGGCCCTGGGCGGCGTGGGCCTGCCCGATCTGCCCCTGGTCGAAAAGCTGGTCTTGACCGCCTCGGGCGGCCCTTTCCGCTGCGCCGACCGGGCCTGCCTGGAAACCGTCACCCCGGCCATGGCCCTGGCCCACCCCAACTGGTCCATGGGCCCCAAAATCAGCGTGGATTCCGCCACCCTCATGAACAAGGGCCTGGAGGTCATCGAGGCCTGCCGGCTGTATGGCCTGCCCGTGTCCCAGGTGGACGTGGTGGTCCATCCCCAAAGCATCGTCCACTCCCTGGCCCAGCTCCACGACGGCTCGCTTCTGGCCCACCTCGGCCCGCCCGACATGCGCGTGGCCATCGCCTACTGCCTGGGCTATCCGCGCCGGCTGTCCCTGGCCGTGCCCCGGGTCGATCTGGTCAAACTGGCGGCGCTGACCTTCGAAGCCCCGCGCGACGACGATTTTCCCTGCCTGGGCCTGGCCCGACAGGCGCTTTGCGGCGGCGCCAGCCACACCGTGGTCCTCAACGCCGCCAACGAAGTGGCCGTGGACCTTTTCCTGACCGAACGCCTGGCTTTCCTGGACATTCCGGCGGCCATCGCGGCTGCCCTTGACGCCCACGCCGGGCAGCCCCTGCCCGATGTCGCGACCGTCGCCGACCTCGACGCCCGGGTGCGCCGGGAAACGGCCGACTGGGCCGCGCGGCGGCGATAA
- a CDS encoding response regulator: MSDAPIRVLLVDDEEGFTEVLAKRLRRRGFHAVVALTGAEALAAVAGQPFDVAVVDYRLSDADGLTLLPRLREAQPGLAALMLTGHGSEEAARESLAAGAAGHLVKPCEIEELAAAIRAVAPEPAPSPRSESHA, encoded by the coding sequence ATGTCGGACGCGCCCATCCGCGTACTGCTTGTCGACGACGAGGAAGGTTTTACCGAAGTGCTGGCCAAACGCCTGCGCCGCCGGGGCTTTCACGCCGTGGTGGCCCTGACCGGGGCCGAGGCCCTGGCCGCCGTGGCCGGGCAACCCTTCGATGTGGCCGTGGTGGACTATCGCCTGTCCGACGCCGATGGCCTCACCTTGTTGCCCCGGCTGCGGGAAGCCCAACCCGGCCTTGCCGCCCTCATGCTGACCGGCCACGGCTCCGAAGAGGCCGCCCGGGAGTCCTTGGCCGCCGGAGCTGCCGGCCATCTCGTCAAACCCTGCGAAATCGAGGAACTGGCAGCCGCCATCCGGGCCGTTGCGCCCGAACCGGCCCCCTCCCCAAGGAGCGAATCTCATGCATGA
- the rseP gene encoding RIP metalloprotease RseP, whose amino-acid sequence MIESIVAVALVLGGLIFFHELGHFIAARAFGMGVTTFSLGFGPKIFGFTRGKTRYILSAIPLGGYVQLVAQDPDDTAPDDFPPETHFRLRPAWQRMVVVAAGPIFNFVLAWLLFWGLLAADGRFEMLPIIGQVQKDSPAAVAGLAPGDVVTSLNGGPVANWDALSTAIRGSNGQPVKLTVSRDGKDETFVLTPTLRTVKNLFGEEETVPLVGIVASGKTRTVPLGAGSAAAEAVKQTWNVVVVTYTGILKLIERVVPLDSIGGPIMIAQMVSKQAGEGLGNVVALAALISVNLGVLNLLPIPVLDGGHLLFYAIEIVMRKPVSPRMRVLTTKIGLAFLIGLMLLATVNDIRRQLSLIDG is encoded by the coding sequence ATGATAGAAAGCATCGTTGCCGTGGCCCTGGTCCTTGGCGGCCTGATCTTCTTCCACGAACTGGGGCATTTCATCGCCGCCCGGGCCTTTGGCATGGGCGTGACCACCTTCTCCCTGGGATTTGGCCCGAAAATCTTCGGCTTCACCCGTGGCAAGACCCGCTACATCCTCTCGGCCATTCCCCTGGGCGGTTATGTCCAGCTGGTGGCCCAGGACCCCGACGACACCGCCCCGGACGACTTCCCGCCCGAAACCCATTTCCGCCTGCGCCCGGCCTGGCAGCGCATGGTCGTGGTGGCCGCCGGCCCCATTTTCAACTTCGTCCTGGCCTGGCTGCTGTTCTGGGGCCTGCTCGCCGCCGACGGCCGCTTCGAGATGCTGCCCATCATCGGCCAGGTGCAAAAGGACAGCCCCGCCGCCGTGGCCGGCCTGGCCCCGGGCGACGTCGTCACCAGCTTAAACGGCGGCCCGGTGGCCAACTGGGACGCCCTGTCCACAGCCATTCGCGGCAGCAACGGCCAGCCCGTGAAGCTGACCGTCAGCCGCGACGGCAAGGACGAGACCTTTGTCCTGACGCCCACCCTGCGCACCGTCAAAAACCTCTTCGGCGAAGAGGAAACCGTGCCCCTGGTCGGCATCGTCGCCTCGGGCAAGACCCGCACCGTGCCGCTGGGGGCCGGCTCGGCCGCCGCCGAAGCCGTGAAACAGACCTGGAACGTGGTGGTCGTCACCTACACCGGGATTTTAAAGCTCATCGAACGCGTGGTGCCCCTGGACAGCATCGGCGGCCCCATCATGATCGCCCAGATGGTCAGCAAGCAGGCCGGAGAGGGCCTGGGCAACGTCGTGGCCCTGGCGGCGCTTATCAGCGTCAACCTCGGCGTGCTGAACCTGCTCCCCATCCCGGTCCTCGACGGCGGCCATCTGCTGTTCTACGCCATCGAGATCGTCATGCGAAAGCCCGTCAGCCCCCGGATGCGCGTACTGACCACCAAGATCGGCCTGGCCTTCCTCATCGGCCTCATGTTGCTGGCTACGGTCAACGACATCCGCCGCCAGTTGAGCCTTATCGATGGCTAA
- a CDS encoding sensor histidine kinase encodes MSLRDVLPRCGDWAWLAPALPLAPLAPLALCLVLLDSQARTPGVWLAVFLGGAAAVGATLLAGRRDAQLAAAERESMVLAEQVLRLGKLAAIGEMAAGLAHEINNPVAIMMEEAGLGGDILADGAVPGAEDLAELRRALGQIETQGARCKEITHMVLAFARTPDGRGDAVDVSALVEEMAGLTAKRADYAKVQLATRLAPNLPPAACSASQLQQLLLNLINNALDAMEPDGGELTLETTREGGRLVLTVSDTGPGIPQAVADRVFEPFFTTKAAGKGTGLGLSICAGIVRQLGGDIAVSSTPGRGATFRVSLPVAHAR; translated from the coding sequence GTGAGTTTGCGGGACGTCCTGCCCCGTTGCGGCGACTGGGCGTGGCTCGCCCCGGCCCTGCCCCTGGCCCCTCTGGCTCCGCTGGCGCTTTGCCTGGTGCTCCTTGACAGCCAGGCCCGGACGCCGGGCGTCTGGCTGGCCGTTTTTCTCGGCGGCGCGGCGGCCGTCGGCGCGACGCTGCTGGCCGGACGCCGAGACGCCCAGCTGGCGGCGGCCGAACGCGAGTCCATGGTGCTGGCCGAACAGGTCCTGCGCCTGGGCAAGCTCGCCGCCATCGGCGAAATGGCCGCCGGACTGGCCCACGAGATCAACAACCCCGTGGCCATCATGATGGAGGAAGCCGGCCTGGGCGGCGACATCCTGGCCGACGGGGCCGTGCCCGGAGCCGAGGACCTGGCCGAACTGCGCCGGGCCCTGGGGCAGATCGAAACCCAAGGCGCGCGCTGCAAGGAAATCACCCACATGGTGCTGGCCTTTGCCCGCACCCCGGACGGTCGCGGCGACGCCGTGGACGTCAGCGCCCTGGTTGAAGAAATGGCCGGGCTGACCGCCAAACGTGCCGACTACGCCAAGGTGCAGCTCGCCACCCGCCTGGCCCCGAACCTGCCGCCGGCTGCCTGCTCGGCCTCCCAACTGCAACAGCTGCTGCTCAACCTCATCAATAACGCCCTGGACGCCATGGAGCCGGACGGCGGCGAGCTGACCCTGGAGACCACCCGGGAAGGCGGCCGCCTCGTCCTCACCGTGTCCGACACCGGTCCGGGCATCCCCCAGGCTGTGGCCGACCGGGTCTTTGAACCCTTTTTCACCACCAAGGCCGCCGGCAAGGGCACGGGCCTTGGACTTTCCATCTGCGCCGGCATCGTCCGCCAACTCGGCGGCGACATCGCCGTGTCCTCCACCCCTGGCCGGGGCGCGACTTTCCGGGTCAGCCTGCCCGTCGCCCACGCCCGCTGA
- the fliS gene encoding flagellar export chaperone FliS, whose translation MQNAVKTYLQTQVSTTTQGDLVIMLYDAALKFLHQAKERIAEKNYAQKGILISKALDILSELQGSLNVNKGGDLAERLQKLYFFCSSRLLTANLKMDVTKIDEVVGILTGLREAFVEANAMVATKAVPTEATQNTRVGVTAAPLGRNHLGAVMGGASLPHPGLTTRPLAQVRPAAPTSAVAVAAAVTTPPAAPTRPEVPVASATPPADTAVEADQEAAPSAPVVIETPRPAISPVRRAMAAYSQGRATG comes from the coding sequence ATGCAAAACGCCGTCAAGACTTACCTCCAGACCCAGGTGTCCACCACCACCCAGGGCGACCTCGTCATCATGCTCTACGACGCGGCGCTCAAGTTCCTGCATCAGGCCAAGGAACGCATCGCCGAAAAAAACTACGCCCAAAAGGGCATCCTCATCTCCAAGGCCCTGGACATTTTGTCCGAGCTGCAAGGGTCGCTTAACGTCAACAAGGGCGGGGACTTGGCTGAACGACTGCAAAAGCTCTATTTCTTTTGCAGCTCCCGCCTGCTTACCGCCAACCTCAAGATGGACGTGACCAAGATCGACGAGGTGGTGGGCATCTTAACCGGCCTGCGCGAAGCCTTTGTCGAGGCCAACGCCATGGTGGCCACCAAAGCCGTGCCTACCGAGGCGACCCAGAACACCCGGGTCGGCGTCACGGCCGCACCCCTTGGCCGCAACCATCTCGGCGCGGTCATGGGTGGCGCTTCCCTGCCGCATCCCGGTCTGACGACACGGCCCCTGGCCCAGGTCCGGCCGGCCGCGCCCACCTCCGCCGTTGCCGTCGCGGCAGCCGTGACGACGCCCCCGGCCGCGCCCACACGCCCCGAAGTGCCCGTGGCCTCGGCCACGCCGCCTGCGGACACAGCCGTCGAAGCCGACCAGGAAGCCGCCCCCAGCGCACCGGTTGTCATTGAAACGCCCCGGCCAGCCATCTCCCCGGTACGCCGGGCCATGGCCGCCTATTCCCAGGGACGCGCCACCGGCTAG
- the tsaB gene encoding tRNA (adenosine(37)-N6)-threonylcarbamoyltransferase complex dimerization subunit type 1 TsaB, translating to MANLPLPGPGKLLVLNAVAPALWVTCGRPGQDVVHRRAEATGRCAEVLAPLIAKVLAEAGVRPAELGGLACVRGPGSFTGIRVALATALGLSLGANVPMAGLDHLPLLAATAAAKATGAVVAITHARSGQVYLQSFLADGDLMPMGAPQALTVAEAAARAVDGAAVGPLWLVGDGVARYRDAFLAAAPLAAILGPEYDSPSPAALMAAAASASYGFTPVEPLYLRPSDAEENLDAIAAHRGLTRHDAEARIRQAME from the coding sequence ATGGCTAATTTGCCTCTTCCCGGTCCCGGGAAGCTCCTTGTCCTAAACGCCGTGGCCCCGGCGCTGTGGGTCACCTGCGGCCGGCCCGGCCAGGACGTGGTCCACCGCCGGGCCGAGGCCACCGGCCGCTGCGCCGAGGTGCTGGCCCCGCTTATCGCCAAAGTCCTGGCCGAGGCCGGCGTTCGCCCGGCCGAACTGGGCGGCCTGGCCTGCGTGCGCGGCCCGGGCAGCTTCACCGGCATCCGGGTGGCCCTGGCCACCGCCCTGGGGCTGTCCCTTGGCGCGAACGTCCCCATGGCCGGCCTCGACCACCTGCCGCTTCTGGCCGCCACCGCCGCCGCCAAGGCCACTGGAGCCGTGGTCGCCATCACCCACGCCCGCTCCGGCCAGGTCTACCTGCAATCCTTCCTGGCCGACGGCGACCTCATGCCCATGGGCGCGCCCCAGGCGCTCACCGTGGCCGAAGCCGCCGCCCGGGCCGTCGACGGGGCCGCCGTCGGCCCGCTGTGGCTGGTCGGCGACGGCGTCGCCCGCTACCGCGACGCCTTCCTGGCCGCCGCCCCCCTGGCCGCCATCCTCGGCCCGGAATACGATTCCCCCAGCCCCGCCGCCCTCATGGCCGCCGCCGCGTCGGCCAGCTACGGCTTCACGCCGGTGGAACCCCTCTACCTGCGCCCAAGCGACGCCGAGGAAAACCTCGACGCCATCGCCGCCCACCGGGGCCTCACCCGCCACGACGCCGAGGCACGAATTCGCCAGGCCATGGAATAA